One segment of Psychromonas sp. psych-6C06 DNA contains the following:
- a CDS encoding DUF2867 domain-containing protein produces MVKHILVLGASGYIGSQLVPLLAQKGHHVTATGRNVKQLEKQPWSKNKNIDIIQLTLSSDTDLTETLKGVDVVYFLVHGMSHGHDFVNVELNIAKNFSQYLKKSTVKQLIYLGSLQPTKAHSEHFIARKQTGDILRSSQTTVIELRAGIIVGPGSAAFEVMRDFVFHLPLLITPKWINSHNSPIALENILYYLTELLSFTPQEHQIMDVAGPKLMTYQQQIQVIAKLTKQKVIIVPLSLLTPKIASYWFKIITSVPTNIAKALVSGLQYDLTANAKQLQDLIPQKLLSFEEAVSNTLKNEINIIDTQTWGVDGDARSRWQPSYGYYAKQAGYTLKTEISSASLWQQIQLIGTEQGYFFANILWRIRELMDCAVGGDALKRYRRHPKTLSLGDTIDSWKVIALKEQHVLSLLLGMKAPGLGRLEFIIEDKGDYRLLDIRAWWHPAGFSGLLYWYALMPAHLFIFKGMAKAIQKKCRHNKTQIN; encoded by the coding sequence ATGGTTAAACATATTTTAGTGCTCGGTGCATCTGGCTATATCGGTAGTCAGTTAGTCCCTCTATTGGCACAAAAAGGACACCATGTCACTGCTACAGGAAGAAATGTTAAACAACTTGAAAAACAGCCTTGGAGTAAAAATAAAAATATCGATATCATCCAATTGACATTATCCTCCGATACCGATTTGACTGAGACACTGAAAGGAGTGGATGTCGTTTATTTCCTAGTTCATGGCATGAGTCATGGCCATGATTTTGTCAATGTAGAGTTAAACATCGCCAAAAATTTCAGTCAATATTTAAAAAAAAGTACAGTTAAGCAACTTATTTATCTTGGTTCTTTGCAACCTACAAAGGCGCACTCAGAGCATTTTATTGCCCGTAAACAGACCGGCGATATTTTAAGATCAAGCCAAACAACGGTTATCGAATTGAGAGCAGGTATTATTGTTGGTCCTGGCTCAGCGGCCTTTGAAGTGATGCGAGACTTCGTTTTTCACCTCCCTTTACTAATAACCCCTAAATGGATCAACTCGCATAACTCCCCTATTGCACTTGAGAATATTCTTTATTACCTAACTGAATTGTTAAGCTTTACTCCCCAAGAACATCAAATTATGGATGTGGCAGGTCCTAAATTGATGACATATCAGCAACAGATTCAAGTTATTGCAAAATTAACTAAACAAAAAGTCATTATTGTACCGTTATCACTTTTAACACCCAAAATTGCTTCATACTGGTTTAAAATTATTACTTCCGTCCCAACAAATATTGCAAAGGCACTGGTAAGTGGTTTGCAATATGATCTCACCGCGAATGCGAAGCAGTTACAAGATCTAATACCACAAAAATTATTGTCTTTTGAAGAAGCAGTTAGCAACACTTTAAAGAATGAGATCAACATCATTGATACGCAGACATGGGGAGTTGATGGTGATGCTCGATCGCGCTGGCAACCCAGCTATGGGTATTATGCAAAACAAGCAGGTTACACACTAAAAACAGAGATTAGTTCAGCTTCATTATGGCAACAGATTCAATTGATCGGCACAGAGCAAGGCTACTTTTTTGCCAATATTTTGTGGCGAATAAGGGAGCTTATGGATTGTGCAGTCGGGGGAGATGCCTTAAAACGCTACCGTCGTCATCCCAAAACCCTTTCCTTAGGAGATACGATTGATTCATGGAAAGTGATCGCATTAAAAGAACAACACGTATTGTCTTTATTATTAGGAATGAAAGCACCAGGTCTTGGCCGACTTGAATTTATTATTGAAGACAAAGGCGATTATCGGTTACTAGATATACGCGCTTGGTGGCATCCTGCAGGGTTTTCAGGGCTGTTGTATTGGTATGCTTTAATGCCAGCACATCTTTTTATTTTTAAAGGTATGGCCAAAGCGATTCAGAAAAAGTGTCGACATAATAAAACCCAGATTAACTAG